A region from the Arachis ipaensis cultivar K30076 chromosome B01, Araip1.1, whole genome shotgun sequence genome encodes:
- the LOC107639296 gene encoding DNA replication licensing factor MCM2: MDPGNPASTPEPESPTSPSAGFNTDQLPHTSHVSEDDEASVDPDIIHDEPEDENPEEDEDGEDLYNDNYMDDYRRLDDHDQFESAGLDDSVEDVRDFDQIMEDRRAAEVELDARDGRLNNRKFPQLLHDQDTDDDSYRPSKRARADARAPNLSDDDFDGLHSSPGRSQPGHSRDDVPRTDQTEDDQYDDDFDEEGGYEMYRVQGTLREWVTRDEVRRFIARKFKDFLLTYVNPKNEHGDFEYVRLINEMVLANKCSLEIDYKQFIYVHPNIAIWLADAPQSVLEVMEDVAKNVVFQLHPNYKNIQQKIYVRITNLPVYDQIRNIRQIHLNTMIRIGGVVTRRSGVFPQLQQVKYDCNKCGATLGPFFQNSYSEVRVGSCPECQSKGPFTVNIEQTIYRNFQKLTLQESPGIVPAGRLPRYKEVILLNDLIDCARPGEEIEVTGIYTNNFDLSLNTKNGFPVFATVVEANYVTKKHDLFSAYKLTQEDKEEIENLSKDPRIGERIIKSIAPSIYGHEDIKTAIALAMFGGQEKNVQGKHRLRGDINVLLLGDPGTAKSQFLKYVEKTGQRAVYTTGKGASAVGLTAAVHKDPVTREWTLEGGALVLADKGICLIDEFDKMNDQDRVSIHEAMEQQSISISKAGIVTSLQARCSVIAAANPIGGRYDSSKTFSQNVELTDPIISRFDILCVVKDVVDPVTDEMLAKFVVDSHFRSQPKGGNRDEKSVTESQDDYASAMPVDPEILPQELLKKYITYAKLNVFPRLHDADLDKLTHVYAELRKESSHGQGVPIAVRHIESMIRMSEAHARMHLRHHVTQEDVDMAIRVLLDSFISTQKFGVQKALQKSFRKYMTFKKDYNELLLYLLRELVKNALRFEEIVAGSTSGLEHIDVKVEDLHNKAQEHEIYDLKPFFNSSHFSRANFVLDEERGIIRHRLAN, from the exons ATGGATCCAGGGAATCCCGCTTCAACGCCGGAACCTGAATCACCGACCTCTCCCTCCGCCGGTTTCAACACCGACCAGCTTCCACACACCAGCCATGTTTCCGAAGACGATGAGGCTTCCGTCGATCCCGACATCATTCACGATGAGCCTGAAGACGAAAACCCGGAAGAGGACGAAGATGGAGAGGATCTATACAACGACAACTACATGGA TGATTATCGGAGGTTGGATGACCATGATCAGTTTGAATCGGCTGGGCTGGATGATTCAGTGGAGGATGTTAGGGATTTCGATCAGATAATGGAAGATCGAAGGGCTGCGGAGGTGGAACTAGATGCTCGTGATGGTCGCCTTAACAATCGCAAGTTCCCTCAGCTTCTCCATGACCAAG ATACTGATGATGACAGTTACAGGCCCTCCAAAAGGGCTCGAGCTGATGCCAGGGCTCCTAATCTGAGCGATGATGATTTCGATGGGTTGCATAGTTCACCTGGAAGGTCACAGCCAGGACACTCTAGAGATGATGTTCCGAGGACTGATCAAACTGAGGATGATCAATATGAT GATGACTTTGATGAGGAAGGTGGTTATGAGATGTACCGTGTTCAAGGAACACTTAGAGAATGGGTTACAAGAGATGAAGTCCGCCGCTTCATAGCTAGAAAATTCAAGGATTTCTTGCTCACGTATGTTAATCCTAAAAATGAACACGGTGACTTTGAATATGTGCGGCTGATAAATGAGATGGTGTTAG CCAATAAGTGTAGTTTGGAGATAGATTACAAACAATTTATCTACGTCCATCCCAACATTGCCATTTGGCTGGCTGATGCACCTCAGTCTGTCTTAGAAGTAATGGAAGATGTTGCTAAAAATGTTGTCTTTCAATTGCATCCaaattacaaaaatatacaaCAAAAGATTTATGTTCGTATAACAAACTTACCAGTTTATGACCAGATTCGGAATATAAG ACAAATTCACTTGAATACAATGATTCGAATTGGGGGAGTTGTAACTAGACGTTCAGGAGTCTTTCCCCAGTTGCAACAGGTGAAGTATGACTGTAATAAATGTGGGGCAACTTTGGGACCTTTTTTCCAGAATTCCTACTCAGAGGTGAGAGTTGGATCCTGTCCTGAGTGTCAATCAAAAGGGCCATTTACTGTCAACATTGAGCAG ACAATTTACAGGAATTTTCAAAAGCTCACTCTCCAAGAGAGCCCAGGAATTGTTCCTGCAGGTCGTTTACCAAGATACAAGGAAGTTATACTATTGAACGATCTGATTGACTGTGCCCGTCCTGGGGAAGAGATT GAGGTCACAGGTATCTATACTAATAACTTCGATTTGTCGCTAAACACAAAGAATGGTTTTCCTGTGTTTGCCACTGTTGTCGAAGCAAATTATGTCACAAAGAAGCACGATCTGTTCTCTGCTTACAAACTTACTCAGGAAGACAAAGAAGAGATTGAGAATTTGAGCAAAGATCCAAGAATAGGAGAAAGG ATTATCAAGTCTATTGCTCCATCAATCTATGGTCATGAAGACATCAAAACTGCAATAGCTTTAGCTATGTTTGGAGGTCAAGAAAAAAATGTTCAAGGAAAGCACAGACTGAGAGGAGATATTAATGTTCTACTTCTTGGTGATCCAGGAACAGCGAAGTCACAATTTCTCAA GTACGTTGAGAAAACTGGGCAACGAGCTGTATACACCACTGGCAAGGGGGCGTCTGCTGTGGGTCTCACTGCAGCAGTTCACAAGGATCCTGTCACAAGGGAGTGGACCTTGGAAGGGGGAGCCCTTGTCCTAGCTGACAAAGGGATCTGCCTTATCGATGAGTTTGACAAGATGAATGACCAAGACAG GGTAAGTATCCATGAAGCCATGGAGCAGCAGAGTATAAGCATATCAAAAGCGGGAATTGTTACATCTCTTCAGGCACGCTGTTCTGTCATTGCTGCTGCCAATCCTATTGGAGGAAG ATATGATTCCTCCAAAACATTTTCTCAAAATGTTGAATTGACAGACCCTATTATTTCCCGTTTTGACATCCTCTGTGTTGTGAAG GATGTGGTTGATCCGGTCACTGATGAAATGCTTGCAAAGTTTGTAGTGGACAGTCACTTTAGGTCACAACCAAAGGGTGGTAACAGAGACGAAAAGTCGGTGACTGAGTCCCAAGATGATTATGCATCTGCCATGCCTGTTGATCCTGAG ATACTTCCACAAGAGTTGCTAAAGAAGTATATTACTTATGCTAAATTAAATGTATTTCCAAGACTACATGAtgctgatttggataagttgaCACATGTTTATGCCGAACTGCGGAAAGAATCCTCG CATGGTCAAGGGGTCCCTATTGCTGTAAGGCATATTGAGTCAATGATAAGGATGTCCGAAGCTCATGCGAGGATGCATCTCAGGCACCATGTCACACAAGAGGATGTGGACATGGCAATTCGAGTCCTACTTGATTCATTCATTTCAACCCAGAAATTTGGAGTGCAGAAAGCTCTTCAAAAg AGCTTTAGAAAATATATGACTTTCAAGAAGGACTACAATGAATTGCTGCTTTACCTTCTCCGCGAGCTTGTCAAGAATGCTTTGCGTTTTGAAGAAATCGTTGCTGGATCTACTTCAGGTCTTGAACATATAGATGTCAAAGTGGAAGATCTCCACAATAAG GCTCAAGAGCACGAAATATATGATCTTAAACCATTCTTCAACAGTAGTCACTTTTCAAGGGCCAATTTTGTATTGGATGAAGAGCGCGGAATAATCAGACATCGCCTTGCTAATTGA
- the LOC107614800 gene encoding uncharacterized protein LOC107614800: MASEEESFLVLVHCSEKIKRSKKYGVKFTDREPLSVFISSSSTLSDVKNSILQKLGVCGSKWVKKLFYKIPISVVSTGVKYDTFVLADDEDIRVLFHCVRSFPEVRIHELYAKLEVGVESSGASAPVHSSTAAGGASSLMPMAGPSVPQVASPSFTADLDQTEAVGSVPLENPGVWQQAFEVNTGGGMIHDVQAFGEPDRVENAMRDDDSEGEPVDIIRDSDDDTGANLHAQHGPSSSGTQQYPPHFSTLNLEALGQQADEGATIGGSSTEFQIGQSFQNKDEAVLSVKDYSIYRGIEYRVVESDHLKYHGRCKEFGKGYTWLIRISLRARKGTWEVRRYNGPHTCLATSISSDHRQLDYHVICARIFLLVRADAAVTIKVLQQATEADYGFRPSYRKVWMAKQKAVVQIYGDWKESYAELPHWMLGVQSTMAGTVTVLKMSPVRLGDQVDESTVYFHRLFWTFPPCIEAFQHCKPLVSIDGWELEHPPDSLRPCGGRKCGVMVVEGDNVESWSFFLSNLRSHVTPQKGILVISNRHNGIKAALEAPENGWLPPRAFRAYCIHHVAANFSLSFKGKDARRMLVNAAYEKIEAEFYYWFDIMRTKNPAMCDWANRMEYDKWT; this comes from the exons ATGGCAAGTGAGGAAGAGAGCTTTCTTGTTTTAGTGCATTGCtctgaaaaaattaaaagaagcaaaaaatatggtgtgaagttcactgacaGAGAACCATTGAGTGTATTCATCAGTTCATCCAGCACTTTGTCAGATGTAAAGAACAGCATCTTGCAGAAGCTTGGGGTCTGTGGTAGCAAGTGGGTGAAGAAGCTATTCTACAAGATTCCCATCTCAGTTGTCTCGACCGGTGTTAAGTATGATACATTTGTGCTAGCGGATGATGAAGATATTCGGGTTCTGTTTCATTGTGTTAGGAGTTTTCCGGAGGTCAGAATACACGAGTTGTATGCGAAGTTGGAGGTTGGTGTCGAGAGTTCTGGGGCATCAGCTCCAGTTCATAGCTCGACTGCCGCAGGCGGTGCGTCCAGTTTGATGCCTATGGCAGGACCATCTGTTCCGCAGGTCGCATCCCCTTCCTTCACGGCAGATTTAGATCAAACCGAGGCAGTGGGTTCTGTACCGTTGGAGAATCCTGGGGTCTGGCAGCAGGCATTTGAGGTGAATACCGGTGGTGGCATGATACATGATGTTCAAGCCTTCGGGGAACCTGATAGAGTAGAGAATGCAATGCGGGACGATGACTCTGAAGGGGAGCCTGTAGATATCATTAGGGACAGTGATGATGACACAGGTGCCAATCTACATGCACAGCACGGGCCTTCaagttctggcacacagcagtaccctCCACACTTCTCCACTCTAAACTTGGAGGCTCTGGGTCAACAGGCGGACGAAGGTGCTACAATTGGCGGTTCTTCTACAGAATTTCAGATTGGACAATCATTCCAGAATAAAGATGAGGCTGTTCTGAGTGTGAAGGACTATAGCATCTATCGAGGTATTGAGTACAGAGTCGTGGAATCGGATCATCTGAAGTATCATGGAAGATGCAAGGAGTTCGGCAAGGGTTATACTTGGTTGATTCGCATATCGCTTCGTGCACGAAAGGGCACTTGGGAGGTTAGGAGGTACAACGGTCCGCACACTTGCTTGGCCACCTCTATTTCCAGTGATCACCGTCAGCTTGATTACCACGTTATCTGTGCGAGGATTTTTCTGTTGGTTAGGGCGGATGCTGCGGTTACGATCAAGGTCTTGCAACAAGCAACAGAAGCCGATTACGGGTTCAGGCCTAGTTACAGGAAGGTTTGGATGGCAAAACAGAAGGCAGTAGTACAAATATATGGAGACTGGAAAGAGTCGTATGCCGAGTTGCCACATTGGATGCTAGGGGTACAGTCGACCATGGCCGGGACAGTCACTGTGTTGAAAATGTCTCCTGTTCGACTTGGGGATCAGGTCGATGAGTCAACGGTGTACTTTCATCGTCTTTTCTGGACATTTCCACCCTGCATCGAGGCCTTCCAGCATTGCAAGCCCCTCGTGAGTATTGACG GATGGGAACTCGAACATCCTCCCGATAGCCTTCGCCCTTGTGGAGGGAGAAAATGCGGAGTCATGGTTGTGGAGGGAGACAATGTGGAGTCATGGTCCTTCTTCTTGTCCAACCTACGATCGCATGTGACGCCGCAAAAGGGTATCCTTGTTATCTCTAATAGGCATAATGGCATCAAGGCTGCACTTGAGGCCCCCGAAAATGGTTGGCTGCCTCCACGTGCTTTTCGAGCGTACTGTATTCATCATGTGGCTGCAAATTTCAGCCTTAGCTTCAAAGGTAaagatgcaaggaggatgctggtgaatgctgcttatgaaaAAATTGAAGCAGAGTTTTATTACTGGTTTGACATCATGCGGACTAAGAACCCGGCCATGTGTGACTGGGCGAATCGTATGGAGTATGACAAGTGGACCTAA